The window ATATCCGGCCCGGACAAGCGACTCCACGGCGTTTCGACCTGCGAGCGCGTGCTCCGTGTCCCACGCCGCCCGGAGCGCCTGCGAACGGATCCCGAGTACCACGCCCGCCGCTCCGAGGACCCCGACGGACGTCACGACGATGGCCATCAGGACCTCGACCAGGCTGAAGCCGGCGGTTTTCAATGTTCAAAAGGTACCGGGCGAACCCGGCCCACGAAGTTCGACACCAGCCGAATGCCCCGGTCGCCGCGATACAGGTAGACGCTGCCGGGGGATCCGTGTCCTCGCGCGTTGAAGCGGAGGGTGGAGGGCTGCAGCCGCACCGAGTCGAGCCGGCCTAGAGTGTGCCTCCCGAGGTCGACGCGAGACAGCAGTGAACCCCCTTGCCGCGATACCTCGAGCCGGGTTCCCGCAAGCGTCACCGCGGTCGGCGCATGGGTCGCCATGGCGTGGAGACGTGCCAGTGCGAGTTGCGACTCCGCTACCCTGGCGGCTCGCGTCAGGCTGAAACGGTCGAGGGGGTTGCGAGAGATGATGAAGGCCGCGGCCAGGCCTGTAACCGCCAGCGCGACCGCGACCTCCACCAGACTGAACCCACTCCGCCCTGTGGGGGATCCACGCGATCTACCTGATCCGTCTTGCTGCACGGGGTGCTCCCTTTCGTGAACGAGCGTTGGCAACTCTTTCCGTAAGGATCGCGCCCCGTATCAACGGCGCATCAACCGGTGTCGCGCGAAGCGACACTAGCAACTGGTGGCCTCGATGATCTGTCCGACGGCTCCCGAGGCGTTCGCGGACGACGAATTGACGCACCACGTGTTCGGCGAGGATGCGTGTTTCGCCGTGATCTGGTAGCCGTCCGTATAGGCGGTCACCGCCACCGTGATGTTCGTGCTGGCCTGAAAATCCGGTGTCCCGTCGCCATCCAGGTCCGCGTCTCCGCCGGCGGCCACGCTGACGGCGGCATACGCCTGGTGGTTGAAGAAGTACGCTTCCTCCGCCGTCATCATGTTGCGAAGGTCGCTCTGCGCGGCGGCGTCGAACGCCTTCTCCTTCGTACTTGTGAACTGCGGAATCGCGATGGCCGCGAGAATGCCGATGATGACGACCACGATCAGCAGTTCGATCAGTGTGAACCCCTCCGTACCACCCTTCGTCGTTCTCCTCATCCCTCTCCTCACTTCCGCCCGGGGTTGGATCTTCGGCAGCACCTCCGGTGGGGCTGCACGGGCCGCGGTGCCGGCTGCGCGCCGGCGACCGCGGACGGTTACCCCATAATTAGAGGTCGTCCGGCAACGGGGTATCAACGTCCCAATCCGGCGGTTCATCGAAGCCCGTGGCCGCACGTATTCGGCCACGCCGCACCGACAGCGTCAGCGAATGCACCCGCCCGGCGCCATCGCGGAGCGGCAGGCGGGTGTCCTCCGTCCCGGCCGATGGCTCGGCAGGCGGCAACCCCAGCGCGCGCAACGCCTCCGGCACGGTGTCGAACCCCTCCGCGAAGGCGGCGGTCCACGACCGGACGAGTTCCGGACCGCCGACCCCGCTCGGCCTGGCTCGCAGACGCAACGTCCAGTTCGGAGCCTCGAAACGCAGCCACCGGTCCTCCCCGGCGCGCCGATCCGTCTCCGGGCGTCCGTACCGTTCGAAGGCCGCATCGACCGACTGACCGAGGAGGTCCCTTACGCAGGGCGCCGTCCCGCCCTGGATCGAATCTTCGTCGTTTGTGCTCGCGGGCATGCGGCAAGAAGAGGAACGAGGTGAAACCCCGCAAGCCGCGAGGGGGGTGCATCCCGCGATGTCAGCGGCGACGTCACTGGATCGCGTTGATGAGTTCGAAGATGGGGAGGTACATGGCGATGATCATCCCACCGACGAGACCTCCGAGGATCACGATGAGAATGGGCTCCAATATCCTCAGCAGATTCTCCGCGCCGGCATCGACTTCGTCGTCGTAGAAGTCGGCGATCCGGGCCAGCATCCCATCGAGATCTCCTGTCTCTTCTCCGACGTGAATCATTCGGGCCACCATGGGTGGGAAGGCCCGGGTTTCGCGCAGTGGCCGGGCAATGGAGTCACCCCGCCGGATCGCGTCCCGACTCGCCTGTATCGCTTCCTGGATCACGCGGTTCCCCGCCGTGCGCGCCGTGATCTCGAGTCCCTCCAGAATCGGAACGCCCGACGAGAGCAGCGTTCCCAGGGTCCGTGTGACGCGGGACACCGCGGCCTTCCGGATCAGCGAACCGAGAACCGGCAGTTGCAGCAGCATTCGGTCGAAGTGCCGCCGACCCGCGTCCGTGACGATCCAGCGGCGCAGCATCAGGGCCGCGCCGACCGCCACGGCCAGCAGCACCCACCACCAGTTCTGGACAATCCCCGAGAGACGGATGACCACGCGGGTCGGAAGGGGGAGCGTCGCATCGAAGCTCGCGAACACGGTCTCGAACGTCGGGATCACAAAGAGGAGGAGCGTCGCAACGACGGCCATGGCCACCGCGAGCACGACGGCGGGATAGAGCATGGCGCCCTTCACCTTGCGGCGGACCTCCTCGCTCTTCTCGAGGAAGGTGGCGAGGCGGTCGAGAAGCCCATCCAGCCTGCTCCCCGACTCTCCGGCATGGACCATGTTCACGTAGAGCTGTGAGAAGACGCGGGGGTGTCTGCCGAGCGCGCCGGCCAGGGTGTTCCCGGCCTCGATATCGCGAAGCGTGTCGCGGGCCACCTGCCGAAGCGCGGGGTTCTCCGCCTGGAGCGCGAGGGTTTCGAGCGTCCGGGTGAGTGGCAACCCTGCGCTGGTCATCACCGAGAACTGCCGCGTGAAGAGTACGAGATCACGCGTCTTCACCCGTGCCGGCGGCGCGAAGATGCGCCGCCGCACGCGCCGGCCCATGTCCGCCAGGACGGACGTCACGGGCTCTCGACCGGGAGAGGGGCGGACCGACCGCCAGCCCCCACATCATCCACCCCACGCCATCGCCGGCGGCCGGTCCCTGCTGCCCCCCTCACGTCGACTCCGTCACCGTGCGGATCTGTCCGGCGCGGACGTGCTCGCCATCCGACGGAATTCGGCGGCATCGGAGGTGATCCGGAGGCATTCGTCGAAGTGCACCTGCCGTCGGACATAGAGCCGGTGGAGCGCGTCGTTGAGGGTCCGCATGCCGAACCTGCGCGCGGCCTGCATCGCGGAATGGATCTGATGGACCTTCGCCTCCCGGATCAATGCCCGAACCGCGGGCGTCGCGACGAGAATCTCGCAGGCCACGACGCGGCCGCCGCCCTGCGCCCGGCGAAGCAGCGTCTGGGTGATGACGCCCTCGAAGACGTGGGCAAACTGGGCGCGCACCTGCTCCTGCCGGTGTGACGGGAACGCATCGATGATCCGGTGGATCGACGCCGCCGCCGAACGCGTGTGCAGCGTGCCGAGCGCAAGGTGCCCGGTCTCCGCGACGGTGAGCGCGGCCTGGATCGTCTCGGGATCCCGCAATTCGCCAATGAGGATGACGTCGGGGTCCTGCCGCAGCGCGTAACGGAGGGCGTTGGCGAAGTCGGGCGTGTCCTGCCCGATCTCGCGCTGGTTCACGATGCAGCGTTTGTGTGGATGCACGAATTCGATCGGATCCTCGATCGTCACGATGTGGCCGGCGCGGGCCGTGTTGATGCGGTCCACCATCGCCGCCAGCGTCGTCGATTTGCCCGAGCCGGTGGGGCCCGTGACCAGCACGAGTCCGCGCGGCTTGTCCGCCAGCCGGCCGACGACCGATGGAACGCCCAGTTCACGCAGGCTTGGGATCTCCACCGGCACGCGGCGGATGGCGCACGCCACGCTTCCTCGCTGCCGGAACAGGTTCGCACGAAAGCGGGAGAGGCCGGGAATCGCGAAGCCGAAATCGAAGTCGGGCTCGCCCGCGACACGCGCGCGCTGGTCCTTCGAGAGCATCGAACGGCCGAGAGCCGCGGTATCCTCCGGGTACAGCACGCCGTCCGCACGACTGTCCGTGAGGTCGCCGTCGATCCGGAGCTTCGGGCATTCGCCCGCCGTCAGGTGCAGATCGGACGCACCCCGTTCGACCATCTCGCTCAGCAGTTCAACCAGACGTGCGTCCATGCGGCCCCGCCTACGCCGGCGTCTCTCTGAGCACGTCTTCGAGTGTTGCAATCCCCGTTCTCACCTTGGTGAACCCGTCCTGTCGCAGGGTGATCATTCCTTCGTCGACGGCGCAGCGCTCGATCTCCTCCGAGGATGCGCCCGCCAGAACCAGCCGGCGGATCGCGGGAGACATCGGAAGGACCTCATACAGGCCCTGACGACCCGAATACCCCGACCCGCCGCACGAATCGCAGCCCGCGCCGCGGTAGAAGGCGCCCTTGCCCCGCCTGCCCGTGTCCAGTCCGACCGAATTCAGGATCTCGGGTGCGTAGCTCGTATCGACCCGACAGTCGGGACAGATCCGGCCGACGAGCCGCTGGGCGGTGATGACCTTCACGGCGACGGCCACGTTGAACGCTTCGATCCCCATGTCCACGAGTCGCGTCGCGGTCGAAGCGGCGTCGGTGGTATGGAGGGTGGAGAGCACGAGATGGCCGGTGAGCGCGGCCTTCACGGCGATGCCGCCCGTCTCGCGGTCACGGATCTCGCCCACCATGAGGATGTTCGGGTCCTGTCGCAGGAAGGCTCGAAGCGTCGTGGCGAAGGTAAGGCCGATCTTCGGACGAACCTGGACCTGGTTGATTCCCTCGATGCTGTACTCGACCGGATCCTCGGCGGTCATGATGTTCGCCTCGGGCGTGTTGAGTCTCGCGAGCGCGCTGTAGAGCGTCGTGGTTTTCCCGGACCCGGTGGGACCTGTGACCAGAACCATGCCCGAGGTTTGCGCGATCGCCGCGAGCAGCGCTCGCTCCGCCCGCGCCTCCATCCCGAAGGATTCGAGGTCGAAGGCCTGCCGCTCCCTGTCGAGGATTCGAAGGACGACCTTCTCACCGAACAGCGTGGGAAGCGTCGAGACCCGGAAGTCGATGCCCCGGTCGGCGACCGGCAGGCGGATCCGGCCGTCCTGGGGTATCCGGCGCTCCGCGATGTTCAGGTCCGCCAGGATCTTGAGGCGAGACGTCAGGGCCGCCGCCATCCGGAAGGGCGGGCGCATGATTTCGCGCAGTCTCCCGTCCACGCGATAGCGAACGCGAAGCTCACTTTCGTACGGCTCGAAGTGAATGTCCGAAGCACCGCGATGGACCGCATCGACGAGGATGTTGTTGATGAGCCTGACGGCCGGTTCCTCACCGGCTTCGGCCGAATCTGCCTGGACCGGCGATGCCTGGGCCGGCGATGCCTGGGCCGGCGATGCCTGGGCCACCCCTTCCGCGCGCCCGCCGCCCCGCGTCGTGGCGGCTTCGTAGCTCCGGTCGATCCTTTGGCGCAGCGTGTGTTCCCCCGCTCTTACAGCTTCGATCTCGAACTGGGTGAGGAACTCCAGGTCGTCGATGAGCGCCGCGTCGGACGGGTCCGCCATTGCCACGGAGAGCGTCCGACCGGCGCGCCGCAACGGGAGCACGAGATGCCGGCTCGCGAAGTCCGCCGGGATGAGGCGAAGGACGCTGGGATCCGACGCGAGCCGCTTCCGCCTCGAGGCCGGAGTGTCCGTGGCTGGCGTGTCCGTGGCAGGCATGGGCGTCATCGCGTCCCCGCGCATACCCGTTCCCGGAAGCGGGCCAGGGTGCGTGCCCCGATGCCCTGCACGCGCGTGACGGCCTCGGGCGTCTCGAACAGCCCGTTCTCGCTTCGGTCCTCGATGATGCGGGCCGCGAGGGCGGGCCCGATGCCGGACAGGCTTTCGAGTTGTGCCGGACTCGCCCGATTGAGATCGATCCGTGCGCCTCCGGGCGGACATCCCGGGGACACCGACGCGACGGGAGCGGGAGCCGAGCGTGGCGCCCCGCGCTCGAAACGGAGGTACGGCGCGAGGCGACGCGCGGTGACCTCCCCCACGCCAGGGACCCGCTCCAGGTCGGCGGTTCCGCTGAACGGAGCACGTTCCCGTTCCTCGATGAGAGCCTCCGCAAGGCTCGGCCCGACGCCGGGCAACCGGCGCAGTTCGTCGGCCGGGGCGCGGTTCACATCGATCTGCTCCCCGTCGGCGAGTGGCGTCTGTGCCCGCTGCTCCCGGGTCAGGGCGGCGACGACCTCGCCCTCGACGCCCTCCAGATCCGTCGCGGGGTCGATCATTTCGAGACCGTGTACCCGCCCGGGCTCGGGCGCGAGGAGGGTGCGAGCGATGAGGCTCGTTCCCACGAGTACCAGCGCCGCGCCCAGCGCCTTGCGTTCCGCGCGATTCAGATCCCACACCCCACACCTCCCCGCCCGATTCGGGACCGATTCCTGTTTCTGCCCGAGGATCGGGGAGCGGATCAACTCGTCGTCAAACGGTCATCCACGGACGTGTGGGAAGACGCCGGAAAGCGCCGGAAGGGTCAGAAGATGAAGGTGATCTCGGCCCAGCCGTCGACGGGGTTCCCGTCGCGCAGCGCGGGCCGGTACTCCCACGCCCGCACCTGTCGCATGATGTCGCGGTTGAACCCCTCGTCCGGGGTCGGGGGATCCAGTTCGACGAGGCCCGGGCGCCCGGTGGCGTCGACGAAGACGCGCACCGTCACCTCCATCCCGCGCACGGAGCCGGGGGGGTCCCAGTGCGGCACGACGGATCTCGGGATGGGCGACACGTAGCCGTCGCCCTCGCCCCCGCCCACCCCCTCTTCGCCGGGACCGATCCCCGCCCCGCGCCCGGGCGACGGCGCCGGCGCGCCGACGGGGAGCAGTTCGGAGGACACCTCGATCTCCGTCTCCCGGATCTCGATCTCGGGCATGTCGACGGCGAGGACGGGCCGCGGGGGTGGAGGGATCTCGATCCGCCGGGGCACGGAGACCCGTAGCGCTCTCAGTCCGCCCCCGCCGGCGGGGAGATCCGGATCCACGCCGGGCCGGGCCGCCGCCTCGAACTCGGGCGCCGGGCGCACCCACGCGAAGAAGAGGAAGGCGTGCAGGAGCGCGGAGGCGAGCATCCCGCCCCACCACACGGCCCGCTCCCGGCCGCGGGAGCGCGATGACGCCCCCCGGTATCGCCAGTCCGGCCGTTTCCTTGTCGTCGTGCGCACAGCTCCGATCCGACTCCAGAATGGTCCCGAGGCCATCCGGGACGGCGTCACACGGCGGTCAGCGGCTCTCCGCCGAGATATCGTACGGAACGCCGCCCTTCCGGGTTCCCGGCGCTTGCCGGCCCGTCAGACCCACCGGCACATTGTGCGCCACCCGACACGTCTCCATCAGGAGCCATCTTCCGCCTCCATGAAAGCGATCCGCAAACCCGGGCCGGCCCCCGGCCTCGTGCTGTGCGACGCGCCGGTGCCCGAGATTCGCTCCCGCGACGTGCTCGTCAAGGTGCGACGGGCGGGGATCTGCGGCACGGATCTGCACATTCACCAGTGGGACCGCTGGTCGCGGCATCGCGTGAACCCGCCCGTCATCCTCGGCCACGAATTCATGGGAGAAGTCGTCGAGACGGGCCGGCTGGTTCGGAACATCGAGATCGGCGACCGCGTCTCGGCGGAGGGGCACCTGGTCTGCGGACACTGCGAGTACTGCGGCACCGAGCAGGCGCACGTTTGCCGGGACACCCGGATCATCGGCATCGACCGGGACGGCGCCTTCGCCGAGTACGTCTCCATCCCCGCGGCGAACATCATCCACGTCCCCGATTCCATCGACGACGATCTGGCGGCCGTGTTCGACCCGCTCGGGAACGCTTTCCACACGGTTCTGCACACGGATGTGGCGGGTCGGGTCGTCGCGGTGGTCGGATGCGGTCCGATCGGCCTGTTCGCCGTCGGGATCGCGCGTGCGGCGGGAGCTTCCAGAGTCATCGCGGTCGAGCCGCACGAGGGGCGGCGGGAACTCGCAGCGCGCATGGGTGCGCACGACTGCCTCGATCCGGCGGACGGAGAGGTGGAGGCGCAGATCGTCGACCTCACGCACGGTTACGGCGCCCACGTGGTGTGCGAGATGAGCGGTCACCCCGACGGCGTGCGTTCGGCGTTCCGCATGTGCCGCAACGGTGGCCAAGTCCGGTTGCTGGGGCTTCCCAAGGACGCGGTGGAGGTCGACTTCGCGCGCGACGTCATCTTCAAGGGTATCCATGTGTACGGCGTGGTGGGGCGGCTCATGTACCGGACGTGGATCGAGATGCGGGACTTCCTGGCGGCGGGACGTCTCGATGTCGAGCCGGTGATCACCCACCGGCTCCCGTTCGACCGCTTCGAGGAAGGGTTCGACGCCATGTATTCCGGCGAGGCGGCGAAGGTCGTCCTCGCGCTGGATTAGAAGTTCGGCCCCGTGGCGCGCGCCGCCGCCCCCGTCGTCCCCGCCCCCGTCGTCCCCACCCTCGCCGCTGCCGTGCTGCTGACGGCCGGATGCTGGCGCCTCGGGGACGGCACCTCCAGCGAAGCGCTCGTCACCTGGGTCGCGTATCCCGAGACCGTCGAGGTGGGCGCGCCGTTCTCCTTCGAGTTCGGCGGACCCGTGTCCGAGGACGCCTGCGGGCGGCTGGACACCGCGACGCTTGCCGTCACGGATTCCTCGATCGAACTCGCGGCGCGCCGGACCACCTTCCGGGCGGTGTGCGCGCCCAATCACGTCAGCTACTACGAGGCGCGGCCGATCACACTCGACACGGCCGGGCGCTACCGGATCCGCACCGCGACGGAGATCGATCTCGGCACGCTCGTGGCGACGGACAGCGGAGGGTTCTCCGGCATCCGCACGTGGGGGGAGGGGACGATCCGCGAGGCGGCCGGGTGCTGGCTGTTCGGGCCGGGGTGGATTGGCGGCCAGCGGGTGTTCGCGCTCGACGGCCTGAGCCCCGAGCTTCGCGAGGCGGGGACCGCCCGCGTCCTTCATGTCCGCGGGCGGCTGCGGGGCTTCATCTCGTGCGGAAACTGGGGGTCGCGCCCCAGAATCCGTGTCGACACCGCGTGGGCCACCGACAAGCGGGTCGGCGACCTCTACCCGTGACGGCCCCACGAGCGGCGCGATGACCACGGCGGGCGGATGATGACACTGTATGAGGAGCGGGATGTGATGACGTCGAATGTGAACCGGGGCCTCGAGCACCGCCTCGTCTCCGAACTCGGGGAGATGAGGGAGAACGGGGTTCACAAGGAACTGCTGCACATCATGGGGCGGCAGGCTCCGGTCGTGGACATCGCCGGTCTGGGCGAGACCATCAACATGTGCTCGAACAACTACCTCGGCCTGTGCGACGAACCTTCCGTGATGCGGGCGGTGAAGGAGGGGGTGGACCGGTACGGCGCGGGGACCTCCTCGGTGCGCTTCATCTGCGGAACGTTCGACATTCATCACGAGCTCGAGGCGAAGATCGCGGACTTCCTCGAGACGCCGGCCTCCCTCACCTACACCTCCGCGTGGAACGCGAACGAGGGCCTCTTCGCGCCCCTGCTGGGTGCGGATGACGCCCTGATCTCCGACCGCCTCAACCATGCGTGCATCATCGACGGGATCCGCCTCTGCAAGGCGCGGCGCTTCATATACGACCACATGGACATGGACTCGCTGCGCGACGCCCTCGAGGCGAGCCGCGACGCGCGCCACCGGCTCGTCATCACGGACGGCATCTTCTCGATGGAAGGGGAGATCGCGCCGCTGCCGGAGATCCGGGAATTGTGCGACCGGTACGACGCGATCATGGCCGTGGACGACTCGCACGCGACGGGGGTGCTGGGCGACACGGGACGCGGGACGCCCGAACACTTCGGCATGCACGGCGAGGTCGACATCGTCACGTCGACGCTGGGCAAGGCGCTCGGGGGCATGGCGGGCGGCTTCACGGCCAGTTCCGAAGCCGTGATCGACTATCTCGTCCAGGCGTCGCGTACGCAGCTGTTCACGAACGCCCTGCCCTGCCATTCGGCGGCCGGGGCGATGGCCGCGATCGAGCACCTGGAGGCGCACCCGGAACTCGTGGCCCGGCTCCGCGACAACACGGAGTATTACCGGGAGGGACTCATCGAACTCGGATACAAGCCGATTCCCGGCGGCACGCCCATCGTCCCCGTCATCATCGGAAAGACGGCGGACGCGATACGTCTCAGCCGCGAACTGCTGCGCGAGGGGGTCTTCGTCATCGGGTTCGGGTATCCCGTGGTCCCGCGCGGCGAGGCCCGGATCCGCTGTCAGCTGTCGGCCGCGCACGAACGCGAGCACATCGACGCCGCCCTCGCCGCCCTCAAGAAGGTGGGCGAGCGGCTCAACCTGATCTGACGCCGGCGGCGACGCCGGGACTGCGTGGGAGGTGCGGAGCGTGACCGAACGCGGACTTGATCGGACGTTGCCCGGGGGGATGGTCATCGCCCCGTCGATCCTCGCCGCCGACTACGCGCGGCTGGGAGCGGAGGTCGCCGAGGCGGAGGACGCGGGGGCGGAGTGGTTCCAGCTCGACGTCATGGACGGGCACTTCGTCCCCAACCTCACGATCGGGCTGCCGGTGCTGGAGTCGTTGCGCGCCGTCTCCGACTCGTTCCTCGACGTACACCTGATGATCGACAACCCCGGCGAGTTCCTCGAGCCCTTCGCGGAGGCTGGCGCCGACATGCTCACGGTCCATCAGGAGGTGTCCGCCCACCTGCACGGGGACCTGCACCGGATCCGGGAGCTGGGCTGCTACGCCGGCGTCGCGCTGAATCCGGCCACGCCGGCGGAGACGCTGTCGGAAGTCCTGGGGTACGTGGACCTCGTCCTCGTGATGACCGTG is drawn from Candidatus Palauibacter polyketidifaciens and contains these coding sequences:
- a CDS encoding prepilin-type N-terminal cleavage/methylation domain-containing protein, which produces MKTAGFSLVEVLMAIVVTSVGVLGAAGVVLGIRSQALRAAWDTEHALAGRNAVESLVRAGYPAAASHTGGVDIGGRRFGVSRTVTARSLRLKHARVTVSLPPAPEAELEIVLSRPRPLPAAP
- a CDS encoding GspH/FimT family pseudopilin; the encoded protein is MQQDGSGRSRGSPTGRSGFSLVEVAVALAVTGLAAAFIISRNPLDRFSLTRAARVAESQLALARLHAMATHAPTAVTLAGTRLEVSRQGGSLLSRVDLGRHTLGRLDSVRLQPSTLRFNARGHGSPGSVYLYRGDRGIRLVSNFVGRVRPVPFEH
- a CDS encoding prepilin-type N-terminal cleavage/methylation domain-containing protein, with amino-acid sequence MRRTTKGGTEGFTLIELLIVVVIIGILAAIAIPQFTSTKEKAFDAAAQSDLRNMMTAEEAYFFNHQAYAAVSVAAGGDADLDGDGTPDFQASTNITVAVTAYTDGYQITAKHASSPNTWCVNSSSANASGAVGQIIEATSC
- a CDS encoding type II secretion system F family protein, with the protein product MTSVLADMGRRVRRRIFAPPARVKTRDLVLFTRQFSVMTSAGLPLTRTLETLALQAENPALRQVARDTLRDIEAGNTLAGALGRHPRVFSQLYVNMVHAGESGSRLDGLLDRLATFLEKSEEVRRKVKGAMLYPAVVLAVAMAVVATLLLFVIPTFETVFASFDATLPLPTRVVIRLSGIVQNWWWVLLAVAVGAALMLRRWIVTDAGRRHFDRMLLQLPVLGSLIRKAAVSRVTRTLGTLLSSGVPILEGLEITARTAGNRVIQEAIQASRDAIRRGDSIARPLRETRAFPPMVARMIHVGEETGDLDGMLARIADFYDDEVDAGAENLLRILEPILIVILGGLVGGMIIAMYLPIFELINAIQ
- a CDS encoding type IV pilus twitching motility protein PilT, producing MDARLVELLSEMVERGASDLHLTAGECPKLRIDGDLTDSRADGVLYPEDTAALGRSMLSKDQRARVAGEPDFDFGFAIPGLSRFRANLFRQRGSVACAIRRVPVEIPSLRELGVPSVVGRLADKPRGLVLVTGPTGSGKSTTLAAMVDRINTARAGHIVTIEDPIEFVHPHKRCIVNQREIGQDTPDFANALRYALRQDPDVILIGELRDPETIQAALTVAETGHLALGTLHTRSAAASIHRIIDAFPSHRQEQVRAQFAHVFEGVITQTLLRRAQGGGRVVACEILVATPAVRALIREAKVHQIHSAMQAARRFGMRTLNDALHRLYVRRQVHFDECLRITSDAAEFRRMASTSAPDRSAR
- a CDS encoding ATPase, T2SS/T4P/T4SS family, whose protein sequence is MPATDTPATDTPASRRKRLASDPSVLRLIPADFASRHLVLPLRRAGRTLSVAMADPSDAALIDDLEFLTQFEIEAVRAGEHTLRQRIDRSYEAATTRGGGRAEGVAQASPAQASPAQASPVQADSAEAGEEPAVRLINNILVDAVHRGASDIHFEPYESELRVRYRVDGRLREIMRPPFRMAAALTSRLKILADLNIAERRIPQDGRIRLPVADRGIDFRVSTLPTLFGEKVVLRILDRERQAFDLESFGMEARAERALLAAIAQTSGMVLVTGPTGSGKTTTLYSALARLNTPEANIMTAEDPVEYSIEGINQVQVRPKIGLTFATTLRAFLRQDPNILMVGEIRDRETGGIAVKAALTGHLVLSTLHTTDAASTATRLVDMGIEAFNVAVAVKVITAQRLVGRICPDCRVDTSYAPEILNSVGLDTGRRGKGAFYRGAGCDSCGGSGYSGRQGLYEVLPMSPAIRRLVLAGASSEEIERCAVDEGMITLRQDGFTKVRTGIATLEDVLRETPA
- a CDS encoding helix-hairpin-helix domain-containing protein is translated as MWDLNRAERKALGAALVLVGTSLIARTLLAPEPGRVHGLEMIDPATDLEGVEGEVVAALTREQRAQTPLADGEQIDVNRAPADELRRLPGVGPSLAEALIEERERAPFSGTADLERVPGVGEVTARRLAPYLRFERGAPRSAPAPVASVSPGCPPGGARIDLNRASPAQLESLSGIGPALAARIIEDRSENGLFETPEAVTRVQGIGARTLARFRERVCAGTR
- a CDS encoding energy transducer TonB; the encoded protein is MRTTTRKRPDWRYRGASSRSRGRERAVWWGGMLASALLHAFLFFAWVRPAPEFEAAARPGVDPDLPAGGGGLRALRVSVPRRIEIPPPPRPVLAVDMPEIEIRETEIEVSSELLPVGAPAPSPGRGAGIGPGEEGVGGGEGDGYVSPIPRSVVPHWDPPGSVRGMEVTVRVFVDATGRPGLVELDPPTPDEGFNRDIMRQVRAWEYRPALRDGNPVDGWAEITFIF
- the tdh gene encoding L-threonine 3-dehydrogenase; this translates as MKAIRKPGPAPGLVLCDAPVPEIRSRDVLVKVRRAGICGTDLHIHQWDRWSRHRVNPPVILGHEFMGEVVETGRLVRNIEIGDRVSAEGHLVCGHCEYCGTEQAHVCRDTRIIGIDRDGAFAEYVSIPAANIIHVPDSIDDDLAAVFDPLGNAFHTVLHTDVAGRVVAVVGCGPIGLFAVGIARAAGASRVIAVEPHEGRRELAARMGAHDCLDPADGEVEAQIVDLTHGYGAHVVCEMSGHPDGVRSAFRMCRNGGQVRLLGLPKDAVEVDFARDVIFKGIHVYGVVGRLMYRTWIEMRDFLAAGRLDVEPVITHRLPFDRFEEGFDAMYSGEAAKVVLALD
- a CDS encoding glycine C-acetyltransferase; protein product: MMTLYEERDVMTSNVNRGLEHRLVSELGEMRENGVHKELLHIMGRQAPVVDIAGLGETINMCSNNYLGLCDEPSVMRAVKEGVDRYGAGTSSVRFICGTFDIHHELEAKIADFLETPASLTYTSAWNANEGLFAPLLGADDALISDRLNHACIIDGIRLCKARRFIYDHMDMDSLRDALEASRDARHRLVITDGIFSMEGEIAPLPEIRELCDRYDAIMAVDDSHATGVLGDTGRGTPEHFGMHGEVDIVTSTLGKALGGMAGGFTASSEAVIDYLVQASRTQLFTNALPCHSAAGAMAAIEHLEAHPELVARLRDNTEYYREGLIELGYKPIPGGTPIVPVIIGKTADAIRLSRELLREGVFVIGFGYPVVPRGEARIRCQLSAAHEREHIDAALAALKKVGERLNLI
- the rpe gene encoding ribulose-phosphate 3-epimerase; the encoded protein is MTERGLDRTLPGGMVIAPSILAADYARLGAEVAEAEDAGAEWFQLDVMDGHFVPNLTIGLPVLESLRAVSDSFLDVHLMIDNPGEFLEPFAEAGADMLTVHQEVSAHLHGDLHRIRELGCYAGVALNPATPAETLSEVLGYVDLVLVMTVNPGFGGQKFIAEAVPKISTVLRMAADRGLPPPAIQVDGGIDPASAPECAAAGASVFVAGSSVFRWAPGIAANMAALRDALAPYG